The following are encoded in a window of Streptomyces griseiscabiei genomic DNA:
- a CDS encoding nitrilase-related carbon-nitrogen hydrolase → MANVVRAALVQATWTGDTESMVAKHVEHAREAARQGAKVIGFQEVFNAPYFCQVQEPEHYAWAEPVPDGPTVTRMRELARETGMVIVVPVFEVEQSGFYYNTAAVIDADGTYLGKYRKHHIPQVKGFWEKYYFKPGNLGWPVFDTAVGKVGVYICYDRHFPEGWRQLGLNGAQLVYNPSATHRGLSSHLWQLEQPAAAVANEYFVAAINRVGVEEYGDNDFYGTSYFVDPRGKFVGEVASDKGEELVVRDLDFDLIENVRQQWAFYRDRRPDAYEGLVQP, encoded by the coding sequence ATGGCCAACGTCGTACGTGCCGCTCTGGTCCAGGCGACCTGGACCGGCGACACCGAGTCCATGGTCGCCAAGCACGTCGAACACGCCCGTGAGGCGGCCCGGCAGGGCGCGAAGGTGATCGGCTTCCAGGAAGTCTTCAACGCGCCCTACTTCTGCCAGGTCCAGGAACCGGAGCACTACGCCTGGGCGGAACCCGTGCCGGACGGCCCGACGGTGACCCGCATGCGGGAACTGGCCCGCGAGACCGGCATGGTGATCGTCGTCCCGGTCTTCGAGGTCGAGCAGTCCGGGTTCTACTACAACACCGCGGCCGTGATCGATGCCGACGGCACCTACCTCGGCAAGTACCGCAAGCACCACATCCCCCAGGTCAAGGGCTTCTGGGAGAAGTACTACTTCAAGCCCGGCAACCTCGGCTGGCCCGTCTTCGACACGGCGGTCGGCAAGGTCGGCGTCTACATCTGCTACGACCGCCACTTCCCCGAGGGCTGGCGCCAGCTCGGCCTGAACGGCGCCCAGCTCGTCTACAACCCGTCCGCCACCCATCGCGGCCTGTCCTCCCACCTCTGGCAGCTGGAACAGCCCGCGGCGGCCGTCGCCAACGAGTACTTCGTCGCGGCGATCAACCGGGTCGGCGTCGAGGAGTACGGGGACAACGACTTCTACGGCACCTCCTACTTCGTCGACCCGCGCGGCAAGTTCGTCGGCGAGGTCGCCAGCGACAAGGGCGAGGAACTGGTCGTACGGGACCTCGACTTCGACCTGATCGAGAACGTGCGGCAGCAGTGGGCGTTCTACCGGGACCGCCGGCCCGACGCGTACGAAGGGCTCGTCCAGCCCTGA